In the genome of Anguilla anguilla isolate fAngAng1 chromosome 15, fAngAng1.pri, whole genome shotgun sequence, the window GTGATTTGAAGGTATGTTCGTGACGGAAAAAAGCAATTCATAAATAAACGTGTTCTTGAATTGTGCAGCCAAATTCTAGTCAACGTGAACCACAGGACTCCTAACCATTGTCTGTGATAATCTCACACCAGACATCTCTTTGTCCTTTTGTGAGAGGATAGTGCTTGTGTCTCTTTTTTGGAAATAGAttttcccccccacaaacaGGAATTACAAACTTAGAAACcacatttgtaaaatgcatcAAAACCCTGAAAATTCAGCGAATGAGACTGTGCCCATTATATCCACCAACTGGTTAGAAACGTGAACACTAAACACGGGATGCAGATCACAGGAAACCTGGACATTGCAATTAGCCACACATACCAACTCAGTCATTGGTGGTCCCAGCTGAGGGCAAAAATGACATATGAAAAAACAATGTATCATTAGTTTTAGAGGCCACTCTACATAAAGTCTGCCAGCGCACTGAACGCCATTGTTTGGGCATCCTGTTTTTCCAGCATGCACAAGTCTTGACTCATTTTCTAAATTTACTGAAATTTGGCACAATTTTGGTCATTGTCTACGAAGGTGCACAAACTTCTTTTTGCACCATGTGTTTCACGTGCTTTGGGAGCCATATTGGAAAAGGTAAACTCATAATAATCTCAGCCAGTTCTTCAGTTCTTCCATTCGCATGAGTTTAAAATGTCATGAGAGACCCAGTATGCACAATCTCCAACTCTGAGTCTAACTGTGAAACCGTAGCATAGATACAGATATCACCACCAAAAGTGTCATTTTCCTGATTATTTTTAGAATGGAGGGTTGTTTTGATTCAGAGCTGGGGACGATGGGGTTTGAGTATAACCCAGGAGGCCCGACTCATTTAAGGAGTTTACATGTAAACCTGGGTTCTGTGCATCGAGGCTGGATTTCTACCGAAACTGATTTTGATCCATATACTGTCCTGAAGTATTTCTGCTCCAGCTGTTCAGATGGGGCTTCAGTTGAAATTAGAAGAGCTCTGTTCAATCGGGCCGACTTGTGGAAACTCAATAGACTGGCAGTTCTTCTAGACAAATGAGCATTTCAGTGGAATTCAGAATGGAGATAGTCTCATCTACACACACTGGCCCATCGGGGCCTCGTACTAAGTGTGCGAAAGCGACTAAACAAACACACTGGCAATGTATCACTGGCAATTTAATTAAGTTGATCAttgcttttttcacttttatacAGCTGACAAAGGTTCATGAAATTACAgcaaattccaagacgttgggcAGAATACAATTTGGCTAAGTAgcttttttattgtgttataaAATAATGGCGTCATCTGTGCCTTTCTACAGTGCGGTTGTATGTTCCGCTTCCATTTACTTCTCTGTGCTGGAGAAAAATCCACTGTCCCTGACATCCATGCCATTGGTTATACACTCGTCCCTtcaggctctgattggctcagggaTGTCCAATGAGGACTTACGGTTCAACCTATGGAACTTCAGCACACATGTTCTCAGTACCGTctacataaaaataacatcCATGGGCAGAGGCACAAGGatgccaaacaaacaaaaattccCACCAGCAGAAATATGTCAAGGTGAACAGTGAGAAATCCCTTTTAATAGGATATGTAAATTAATGCATGCACGCCAAATGGAATATGTCTTCCGAAGGACTAATGCAGTCGGACATAATCTAATCAGCGCACACAGAGCGCTGCCAGGCCAAAGGGTTGGATCCTTCCCTGGACCCATTATGCTGATAGCTGAATCCGAAACAGCTTTAAAACGGGCTCTTCCACCTGACGGAAAAAAGGACAGCACACATTCAGAAACCAAGATCTGTCCACGATGCTCCATTCTGAAGCACGAACTGGTCCTTAAAATCTCAAAAACACAACAAGGAAGAGGGAAGCCACATTTGATAGGAATGATCCCCCATACAGAAGCTAATCTTACCCACTGGTGAAAGACAAAGAATTTTATGGCGAGATGAATGGGAATTTTCTTGAATCATTCTTCAGATTCAATAAAAAGACTAAAGAAATGGATATGGATGAAATCTGAGGCTTTTCGTGCATTTCACATCGAGGTGGGGCAGTTGTGCATCAGAAACCCTAACTGCAAAGAATCTCTCCCAGAGTGCATCTAATGCTCTTTGATAAAAGCAAGTATGTTCTAGCAAGAACATCACTAATCATTGGGAAAAGAAATTTCactgataaataatgaaaaaaatgaataaactgaaacattaaattactttcaaattttggaaaataaatctgtctcggGAGTTTGTTTCAGTGCACTTTCCTGACTTTCTGAAAAGGTGATTGGACAGGTCATTGGCTGCACAGTGTTTAGAGCCATATTCAGCCCCTACCATTAGAGAAGTGCCACAGCCTGCCTGTTTACTGAACTTCACAAAGTGGTCGAAGTAAtaggagagagaaaacacactCTGAGCTGCTGTCCTGTGCACTGAAACCGGAAATAGGAAACGAAGGCCTTCGCGTGGTGGTAGCGCGGTTAATTTACGTGTCCTCGTCATTCTCCGTGCAATATTATCGCCATTTTAAGCTTTTGACGgggattacaaaaaaaaaatgcgtaaCTCCACAGCAATATTATCTCTCGTGCGGAATTGGATTTCCTAGAGCTGATTAATATGTTCTCTGACCCTTGAAGAACGCAAGACTGAATAGAACAACCCAGAAATCTCATTAATGGtctacttaaaaaaacaaattttgagCTGTAACATGAATCAATATTTTGGAATTACTGACCAGGAATGCATGGGCTTTTAAGAGGGACTTTAAATGACAAGTTAATTTAACAGAATTAATTTGCACGGTCAAATAGCATTGCTAAATGTACAATGCTGTAACAACCCATTCCCCACAACACTTATTACACAATTATGGATAAGTACAAATTTACCAATCCTGAGCTACACTTCTCAAATATctctatttctcattttaaaataatttttcatattCACCCATAAATGTACAATCTAAACAAAACCAGCTATAGATAATACAAGCTCCACCCTGTGGATGTAATTTGTTGTAATGCGAGAGCCTAGATTCCTTGATTCACtctctgttttatatatgtatatatatatatatatatatatattttttttttttttttttaccattttgctACACGGGGATCTGAGAGGTCCTTATTATTCAGCACATTCCAGGGAAGCTCAGAAAATGAGAGGTAGAGTTTccactgtctgtttttctctctcggTGGGgacctttttccccctctttcgaACAAGGCCGGGATTGTCTGTCCGGGAGGACACCTGCGAGCGAAGGGGCGCAGAACAGACCCCGGCACTGGACTCTCTCGCTTTAGTCAATAGCCGATTATTTCCACGGAAGATAGACGACCGTCTGCTTCAAACAGCCAACATTCTTCGGGCAGATTAGCccaaattatgttttattattttggcttGCTCGGACGAATTGAGCTCTGTGCCGTCTCCCTGCCGGTGGAATTCAAGACAGAGTCGATGTCAGGCATGCTCAGCGATCCCGGCAAACACTGAGGCCCTTTATGAAAGCGCggctgataaaaaaagaaaaaaagttggaCACTGGCTATCTGTCAGCAGGTATATCCATCTCGTCACTGTGCAAATACATGTCGCGAGATTAAACTAAATTGTGGGAACATGTGTATTAATGTGATATTACTGCCTATCAAACAAACAGTGGCAGGAGCGGCACATGAAAGATcggacaaaaagagagagagagaaaaaagagagaagaaaggggaGCAGGAGGGAACAAGGGGACGAAACCTGTCTCTATAGAAACTGAGTCATTTCAATTCAAACATCAATTATAATAGCATTGCAAGGAACAATTTATATTGATGAATGCTTTCTGAGTTACAGTAATTAAATTATTCCATTTAATTAGTGCATTATATTGAACATCTCTCTGGAGGATTGTTCCAGTGTTGTCTGGTGTTTAACAAACAGGGACTCATTTTCCATGAGGTAGAAATGATTACAAGCACTTCAGCAAAATGTGTTGCCTTCATCACATGGTGTCAGATCTCATCTGCAAAAACAAAGATGTGCTAACCTTTTACTTTGAGCATCCTTTGCCGGCAATGATTGCGCACAACAACAAATTAACGAGCGGACTTGAAGCAATTAGATTTTAAGTTGTTTGTTCTGTTATTACCGGGGACTCGACATCAGAAACATGTGACCGGCTGAATCGACCTGCATTTCTAACAATGCTCGAAAAGAGAATTCTAACACAATTAAAGGCCAGATATGTTTTGATTACTAAACGTGAAACGTGAAAATTcgaatgacaaaaatgaatttctgcacttgtttttttttctgttaatttattaaaaaaattaaatgagctTAACGTTAATTAAAGATTCGTCTTTTCCCCCCCACTGCTGACGTTTTGCGGTGATTGACGACACCCACAAGCCCTTGGGAAACAGCGCCTCCTAATGGGTGGTTTGGGAGTAGGGATGCATCAGTTTCCAGTTTCGGGGTCCTGACTTACAGTAAAGACACAGCCCAGCAGAGCGACAGACTATCGCTAAACATTTCTAGTCCTCCACACGGAGCCACGCTCGGGGAACCGGCTTCAGGACCGGGCGCGCTCATACCGGCACAGCCGGACAAGGTTATGATTCCCCGGGGGTGGGCCTCGCTCACCGGCTACCGCCGCCCGTTATCTTCACGTTCGCAGTCCCTGAATAATCGCGTAAGACATTTGAATGCATCTACATAGGCAAGACGCAAGAAACGCGGCCTTGGTTCTGCAACGGTCAGAACAAAGGAATCCAAATAATTCAGTGCGGAGTGGTGGTGAGAGAACTGGGCCTGCAGCCAGAGTGTTTGTGGTTTAAATGACCAGTTAGGCTACCCACACTGCCTATTGCTGTTACAGCCCTGAGcaaggtagcctactgtaaccTAAGTCACTTCAGCTTGTTTTGAAGCTAAGGTAAATAAATCGCAAGGTAAGGCTTGGATAAGGCTGTCTGCCGTGCaaacagtatatattttttattttaatctgtaATGTCCCAGGTTGTACTGTAGTAGATCTTATATTACATGCATTGTGGTGTCAATCTAATCGAGTTGGATCTTTTCAAATTCACAATAAAGAGGTAATCATTGAGGAAATGGGGTTGCTGTAGTTGAAAAAGGAACTGCTGCATTTCATAATGTAGAGTCTGCACTGTCGGATCATGAAGAAAAGCTTATTTATCTTATTATAAGTAGCAGGAAGTTTGAGTATTACAGAAAGCAAGGCCACTGAGGCCACTAAATTAACAGAAATAGTCCTGCTTTGAGTTCTTATTTCCATGAGTATATGGAATTAACTgcttcaaacattttaaacctGTGCATTAATGTAATCAATGCATCtgcagtttgtttctgtgaattGAAACAGATATTTGAAagtattattttccatttaaagccaacaacaaacattaaacaatgtgaataattacatttacactaCTGTACTTACATCTGGTTCagtgaaatattcaaatatgaaaaGTATGCAGGTTATATAGAAATATGATGTCATTCATACATAGACGTTCCCTCTCATCATCCTTACTGCCATTTTCAGTCAATTTACCTGAAGTTGTGAAGACAAATACCTGTGATTAATTAACCACTGACAAAGTTTGCATCCTCACTACCCTGATGAGGACTAACTGCAAGTATTTTCCATGGTTTTACATGTTTAGAAAGGCAACTCCTCCAACAGCTAACTCCCGCCACCCTGTGGGCATATAATGCAACTGCCTGGAGAAATTGCATTGTGACAAGTGagatactgtatattgtgtatTAATTGGAAATGCtgtctttatttttgcatgcatgattttatgttaaaaaatattaaaatacaaatctgAAAATCTAATTTAGCGACAGGATGTATAATCACTGATCCTTTACAGAAAGACTAATTTTCTAGGAGTAACCACACGGACTGCAAGGTGGATACAGTATCTAGGTGTGGGATAGTACTGCATGTACATTTCCGCACAAAACCAGACATAATTCATCAGTTGCACTTGAAGTAAATTTACACGAGGCATTCTGACTGataataaacattaaaacataagatggcaaaaagaaaactgagaaTGAAACAGTGGGTCTAATTTATGACGAGCAGCTTGAATAAATGTAGATTCTACTGGACTGAGACTTAAACCACTCCATACATCTTCagcaagattttattttattcaaatgtgtaAGAAATTAAtactcaatttttaaaaatctcacatCAAAGCTGTAACAAAAattaacaacacaaaaacagctcccCCAGGCTGAAACATacttattatttaaataattcaggATTAACCGGataaaaaaatactgtgtgtgtgtgtatatatatatatatatatatatatatatatatagcaaaaaGTTCAGAGGGTGAGCTTCAGAGTTGGTGTTTGTTGAGGGAAGACACTTTAAACAAACAAGTAAACGGCCTGAGGTCAAACACAAATCCCCTTGTCAAACACAGGCcactgtctcctctctctttagATGCTAAGCATCAAGCAGACAaacagccatttttcaagtctttaAGACTTTCTATTGTGTTTCAGGTTGACAAGCAACCAACTGCTTTTCCAAGACAGCCACTTCAGGCAAAATACCAAGCTGCTGAGGACACCACTTTGGGGGAAGTTAACTGAAAAAACGGGCACAGCTAAGTACAGCATACATTTCATTCCTGATGAAATTCAAATTTTCatcacatatatgtatatgccCACAGCTCAAAATGATCAGATTCAATTGCTtcaaactgtcacaaagacatcATGCAAATTACTTTGCCATACTGCATAACTTAAAAGCGACCAAAGTGGCATCCCATAAAGTATGGGAAATCATCGTTTGTTTAACGCGTTTAATGTCAGTCTGATCCTTTCCTTCATTATGCATTTCTTCGGCTCTTAACCTTTGCTGCTTTCTGACACCTGGAAAGTGAAATAAAGCATTAGTGTGCTTGTCGCCGATCGCAAAGCTGCTACAAAAGCCAATCGACTAAATCCACCTAAATTAGTACTCACTGTATGTACGTATGCACacgtgcatatgcatgcatgtaatgGTTTGAAGAACTGACTCGAGCCATCAATCTATTTATGTGGGAATGCAAATTCTGACTGAGTTCTTAACTTGTATTTCAAAAACTTAATACAGTGAACATTAAATATGAGATCAGGAATGCATTTCATCTCTGTTAAAACACTGTTAGGTTAAGTACTGGTAAAGTGCAACAGTTACAGCCATTCTTATCGGGGGTTTCCCCAGaaaatatataagaaatatCAAGAACAGCATGACCAAATATGTTACATATCCACTAAAGGAGCcactaaattaaaatgatacgCAATTTTGATGGTCACGGTTTGCAAGGGTCTGGAAATACTGCGATATCATGCTAGTCCATATTGCCCAGCCAGTCATAATCACCTTCATTGCGTCAGAGGCCTTGCGGAGCTCTTTTATAACGGAAGACAGAGCCTCGGGGTTGATTCCTTGTTCACAAAGTCGCACGCAAAGGGAAAGGGACTCTATGTCAAGTCCTGTGTTCAAAAGCCTAGATATCTCCAGCAGAACTAGAaacaaggagagaaaaaaaacacagagcaggaatCAGAGTGTGATTTATTGTTCTATTATGGCTCCACGTTGTGTATACCCACATTATCTAGGCTACCTCAACTGTCACCAGTAGTGTTagtaataatatacattttgaacagacaCCTCTCTAAAGAAGTGGCCTTTATAGTTAAGATAGAAGCCCGATGTGCGTTTTGGTTGGCTGGTAGAGAATGAACAGCGGGAAAACAGGCGCTCACCAAGCAGGGAAACAATAGCCATCGTGAACGGTTCTCGGCATGACGGCTAGCTAGCGCATTATAATTATACCGTTGCTACATCTCCAGATAGCTATCTGATGTTAGATAACGTTACCACCCAACAGAAGCTGCTGGTAAAATCGATAGCTAAGTTAGCAAACTAGCTACATTCATTCATCTTACCATCCATGGTTTCCCGGACAGCGTTCATATTTGGTGCGCTAGCCATGTTGAGTTTGCGAAAAAAAGTAAACTAGGCGTTTAACTTCGGGATTCGTATGATTTATATAATCCACCTGTCCACCTGAAATTCTTACTTCTACATTCACCCAAGGAACGCATCTATAATTTTTGTACACAAGAGGTTTTGAGGTTTGAGCGCAGTCAATAAAGCTTCAGTTGTTGAACGGAAGTAACATCATGCAGAACGTTTGAAATCGGAGAGGATCTTCAAATTGATTGGTCATTCCGCACTTCCTCACTGTTCCGATTGGTTAGCAGGCATCGAGGGAAAATTAAAACGGACGTTTGAACTACACAGGATAGgatttatgttttgtgttaggAGCAGTATTGCTCACTGGCTAAATTGGCAGCTTTAACAGTTAGACATGAGTAACGCGCTTAGCTAGTGTGATATATGTGAAATGAATTGTTATTGAAGTTcatttgctgtttattttgagTTGGTAAGTTACGCCTGATTGCTAGACAGCCAGAAaataaagctagctggctaccTCGCCTGCTTTCAAATAAACCCATTGGTTAGTTTGGCTGGCTGGCAAGCTAACTTCTCTGCTTGTTGCTATACAACATGCTGATACGTGTTTGGCTAGATTTGCTGTTTCATTGTATTCCAGGTTCAGGGCTGCTGTACGTTAGGGATTACTGGAGTGGTGAAGTGGTGCCATGGGAGATGTGGCCGAAGTTCAGATCACGCCAGAAACACCTGGGCGGGCAGCAATTCACAACCCTTTCGAAAGCCCAAATGATTACCATCGTCTGCACGAATCCACGGTCCCCAGTCCGTCTGTATTCAGGTCTTCAAGAGCTTCATCAGCCGTAAGTTCACATGCGGAGAGAGAAGAGGCGGTCGAAATAAGCGATGCTATTTGAAAACGACAGACAAATTCGGTCGTCCAGTTCAGTGGTCTGACCCGAGGAAGCCAGTAGAACAAGATTTAGGAAGATCGAAGCACCGTTGttattaatcacaaaaatgtaGGACAATGTTTTCATGACACATTGGCAGTTGTAGTACAGAATTGCTTGCCAATGACCGTTTGGCGCAGTAGACCTTATTGCTGTGAAGGTATGTAGGCGGAACTTGAAAACAGTATGATTCACACCCTCCTGCtcgtaattcttttttttcagacccCAGGAAAGTTCAAGTGGTCAATAGATGAAATGGCAAATTTGCTCCCCGTTGAAATTGACCCTGAAGACATTCACCGCCAATGCTTGTACTTGAGTCAAACCAGGTGAACGTCCTGCTTTATTTTGCATTAACATCGCTGGGAATGACTCCCGCACGTGTTTTACAAAAGGATGATTGCTTCATGTGTGGTctaaaatgttttgacattaGTAAACTTTGAGCTCAGAGTTGCCAATAGGAATCTGGCCATCAGAATTGTATTAATCTGTGCCGCCATTGCATGTCATAAAGGCtatttattatctttatttttacttaCTAAGCTGTAGAATAACTCATGGGCTgtatgaacacatttaactaCTTCACTGCATGCTATTAAGTTTTGATATGTTTCAAACCACTGATCACGCTTGGAATCTCCATTCAGCCAATGCACGTGGAGTGCACTAGAACACAGGAACAAGGATCTCAGATTGGCAATCAAATTATTGCATATTCAGAAGTAATATTTGTTGGCTTGTACCGCACCACTAATTGTAATCCGTGTCTTtcggaaaaaataaaaaatttccagGGCCGATGCAGAAATTGAGGAAAAGCGACAGAATGCAATTGAGCAGGTatggtgtttttcattttgaaaatgaatcagAAAATGTCTTTGTGACTACAATTTTTgtatgctttaatttcagaagACTAattgacttttcttttttggatcCAGTTTTTCACAAAGGGTCCAATTGTTCCTTCACCTTGGGCTTCTTCTGCAAGCAAACcatcaaaacaaatgcattttgtgaaGAGTAAGTCCAGCCAAATTTAGAGGACATGCTGCTTTTTAGATTCCCTCCCAAACACACccgttttattttgtttagtcATTACTACATTTGTTCATTGTTCCTGAGTGGTATCTGAATCCAGTGTCAGTTTTTGTAAATAAACGGAAATTATGTTTTCAAGGTTCCCTGTCTCCAGAAATTCCAGAGGAGGATGTTCCTGGTGGAAAATGCAGTGGTTTGTACTTTAATATCATTGCATCCAAACACTGTCTATAGGTACACTACATTAGCATTCCCTGAGCTTTGAGTTTGTGAATAGTATGACattatttcttaattaaaaataattgatttaGTTCCTCTTTGTGTTTCAGCTGCCTGTCAGACGGTGCTGTCTTTACCTGTGGATTTTGATCTGGAAAAAATATTGGGTGAGTGAGCAAATGAGCTGCATTTTCAGTGTACTCGGGGATGCCTGTGCACTCacccaggctgtgctgctgtgtactcacccaggctgtgctgctgtgtactcacccaggctgtgctgctgtgtactCACccatgctgtgctgctgtgtactCACccatgctgtgctgctgtggggATGTCTGTGTACTCACCCATGCTGTGCTGCTGGGGGGATGCCTGTGTACTCacccaggctgtgctgctgtgtactCACCCAGGCTGTGTTGCTGTGTACTCACCCAGGCTGTGTTGCTGTGTACTCacccaggctgtgctgctgtgtactcacccaggctgtgctgctgtgtactCACCCAGGCTGTGTTGCTGTGTACTCacccaggctgtgctgctgtgtactctcccaggctgtgctgctgtgtactcacccaggctgtgctgctgtgtgcccACAGGAGAGCACTACAAGCTGGAGGAAGTCTCAGACCAGGTCCAGGAGAGCCTGAGCTCCTCGTCCCTGCGCCGGAAGCTGTTTCTGGACGGGATCGGCAGCGGGTCCGAGTCGTCCACCCCGTCCAGCCCAGACGGGAGCCCgcgaggggcggggcccgggaGCGGCGGGGCGCCACACGCGGCCTGCGTTTCGCCGCTGCCTCCGCGCGGGATGGCGGCCGTCACGCCCACCTCTGTGAGTACGGCGCTCACCGGGCCGCTTCTGAGGCGCAAGGTTAACGATGAGGCCCGTGATTTAAAAAAGCCCCCCAGCTCAGTGGAGCTACGTTTCTGCGTGAATGagcttatttaaaatatttttcttttaatttcagGGTCAGTTCTCGTCGAGTCCGATTCAGAGCAGAAGCAGGGCCTACAGTTTGGGCAGCGTGGCGAGCCCGCTGTTCCCAGAGGGGCCGTCTCCAGGCTTCAGGTCCCCGGCACTGTCGCCCATCGTTCTTCAGTACATGCAGACGCCGGTGTCAGGTACGGCCTCTAAAGTGAAATGTTGCATTTGGCTTTAGAACGGCTGAATACTGTGTTGGGGTCTAGAGTTCTGGTTAAAGTgtggaaatgcattcaaatgtatttgccTGTTGGATGCTCTTTGCGCACATTTCTAGTGAATGCACTGGGATTTTGAGGATAGGCGAAATGTGTGATGACTGTGGGCTGAGGTTTGTTCCCCCCTACCCTCTGTCCCAGGGGAGAAGAAGCAGCTGACCTTCGTGACCCCTGAGGGCATGACCGTGGGCAATGCCAGTGGCGCTAGCCGCCCAGAGAGCCTGTACGTGGAGGGGTGCTCTCCCATCAAAAGCTCCTCCCCCATCCGGCCCCCGGTTCGAGGCCGGGCGCCTCCTCCTTACAAAGCATCCCTTTCGGAGCTGTCCCCGCCCCTCGGCCGCCCTGCCCCTGCAGACCGAGGCGTCCGCGGGAGCAGCGCTTCTGCGCCTcccgtcgccatggagacgTGTTTGCCGGCGTCGGACTGTGGCCCCGCCCCGGGCGGTAAAGGGGCGGCGCTGCCGGACCTGGTGCCCATGGAGGAGACCCGGGAGAGCAGTGTGGTTACCATGGCGGAGCCGGGCGAGGAACGCGAGGACTGCTGCGCCTGGAACGCGGACGCGGCCGACGCCAGCCCCGCCCGCCTCACCAGCTCGCGGACGGCCAGCATGTTCCACGCGGAGAGCTCCGCCATGTTTGTGTCCCTGCTGGCGGAAGGCGGGAC includes:
- the mzt1 gene encoding mitotic-spindle organizing protein 1, with protein sequence MASAPNMNAVRETMDVLLEISRLLNTGLDIESLSLCVRLCEQGINPEALSSVIKELRKASDAMKVSESSKG
- the bora gene encoding protein aurora borealis isoform X2, with protein sequence MGDVAEVQITPETPGRAAIHNPFESPNDYHRLHESTVPSPSVFRSSRASSATPGKFKWSIDEMANLLPVEIDPEDIHRQCLYLSQTRADAEIEEKRQNAIEQFFTKGPIVPSPWASSASKPSKQMHFVKSSLSPEIPEEDVPGGKCSAACQTVLSLPVDFDLEKILGEHYKLEEVSDQVQESLSSSSLRRKLFLDGIGSGSESSTPSSPDGSPRGAGPGSGGAPHAACVSPLPPRGMAAVTPTSGQFSSSPIQSRSRAYSLGSVASPLFPEGPSPGFRSPALSPIVLQYMQTPVSGEKKQLTFVTPEGMTVGNASGASRPESLYVEGCSPIKSSSPIRPPVRGRAPPPYKASLSELSPPLGRPAPADRGVRGSSASAPPVAMETCLPASDCGPAPGGKGAALPDLVPMEETRESSVVTMAEPGEEREDCCAWNADAADASPARLTSSRTASMFHAESSAMFVSLLAEGGTAPYDTGTVPYDTGTVPYDNSTMPYGHSENSTMPYDNSMQVDSGYNTYSVGTNGTIDGTSSDSQTKESLDPQVAEAAFLYTKTQHIKSKMFTLHH
- the bora gene encoding protein aurora borealis isoform X1, translating into MGDVAEVQITPETPGRAAIHNPFESPNDYHRLHESTVPSPSVFRSSRASSATPGKFKWSIDEMANLLPVEIDPEDIHRQCLYLSQTRADAEIEEKRQNAIEQFFTKGPIVPSPWASSASKPSKQMHFVKSSLSPEIPEEDVPGGKCSAACQTVLSLPVDFDLEKILGEHYKLEEVSDQVQESLSSSSLRRKLFLDGIGSGSESSTPSSPDGSPRGAGPGSGGAPHAACVSPLPPRGMAAVTPTSGQFSSSPIQSRSRAYSLGSVASPLFPEGPSPGFRSPALSPIVLQYMQTPVSGEKKQLTFVTPEGMTVGNASGASRPESLYVEGCSPIKSSSPIRPPVRGRAPPPYKASLSELSPPLGRPAPADRGVRGSSASAPPVAMETCLPASDCGPAPGGKGAALPDLVPMEETRESSVVTMAEPGEEREDCCAWNADAADASPARLTSSRTASMFHAESSAMFVSLLAEGGTAPYDTGTVPYDTGTVPYDNSTMPYGHSENSTMPYDNSMQTALFVQVDSGYNTYSVGTNGTIDGTSSDSQTKESLDPQVAEAAFLYTKTQHIKSKMFTLHH